The following proteins are co-located in the Polystyrenella longa genome:
- a CDS encoding threonine aldolase family protein gives MASYAVDLRSDTKSLPTSAMKQAMIEAELGDDMTGEDPTVNKLEAHVAQMFGKEAAVIACSGTQSNQMGVWAHTQRGDEIILEEKAHIGSWEAGAPAILSGVSTRFIAGDQGRIDVEDLAGMLRADDQHLTPSRLLCIENTTNAGGGISYSQEHLNRLGQWAHEQGLKVHMDGARFFNAVVSQGYSPADACQHIDTISLCFSKGLGCPIGSILVGSQSDIQKARRARKIFGGALRQAGMFAAAAQYALDHQIDRLQEDHDHARIFAEEVATVPGITVDVDQVETNLVFFDIDPKLGYASQLGARLSELGIGVGAMGSHRLRACFYIGISADDAREAARQVAVAMKEDLTNLPVAANGPYSRG, from the coding sequence ATGGCCTCTTACGCTGTTGATCTCCGCAGTGACACGAAATCACTCCCAACCTCCGCCATGAAACAGGCAATGATCGAGGCTGAACTGGGTGATGACATGACGGGCGAAGACCCCACCGTTAACAAATTGGAGGCGCATGTCGCCCAGATGTTCGGTAAAGAAGCAGCTGTGATCGCCTGTTCGGGAACTCAGTCCAATCAGATGGGCGTCTGGGCACACACGCAACGTGGCGACGAAATTATTTTGGAAGAGAAAGCCCACATTGGGAGCTGGGAAGCAGGAGCACCAGCAATTCTAAGCGGGGTCTCTACCCGGTTTATCGCGGGCGACCAGGGACGAATTGATGTCGAAGACCTGGCCGGAATGCTACGAGCCGACGACCAGCACCTGACACCCTCGCGTCTCCTCTGCATCGAAAATACCACCAACGCGGGCGGAGGCATCAGTTATTCACAGGAACATCTGAATCGCCTCGGCCAGTGGGCTCACGAACAGGGTTTGAAAGTTCACATGGACGGAGCCCGATTTTTCAACGCCGTTGTCTCGCAGGGATATTCTCCTGCCGACGCTTGCCAGCACATCGACACGATTTCGCTCTGCTTCTCCAAAGGACTCGGTTGCCCGATCGGATCGATTCTGGTTGGATCACAGTCAGACATTCAGAAAGCGCGAAGAGCCCGTAAGATTTTCGGCGGCGCCCTGCGACAAGCCGGTATGTTCGCCGCCGCGGCTCAGTATGCGTTAGATCATCAGATTGACCGATTACAGGAAGATCATGACCACGCTCGCATCTTCGCGGAGGAAGTTGCGACTGTTCCCGGAATCACCGTCGATGTCGATCAGGTCGAAACGAACCTGGTCTTCTTTGATATCGATCCCAAGTTGGGATATGCGTCGCAATTAGGCGCCCGGTTAAGTGAACTGGGAATCGGCGTGGGAGCCATGGGTTCCCATCGCCTCCGGGCCTGCTTTTACATTGGAATCAGTGCTGACGACGCCCGCGAAGCGGCTCGACAGGTGGCCGTCGCGATGAAAGAAGATCTGACAAATCTTCCCGTTGCCGCCAATGGACCGTACTCTCGAGGTTAA
- a CDS encoding serine hydrolase domain-containing protein — MTASSLPETVRIIEETTEQGLQRGFQLYVSQYGEIVADAGFGEARPGIPMTSDSITLWLSAGKPVTAVAILQLWESGRLGLDDPVQQHIPEFAGEERAEITIRHLLTHTVGIKQIAHGWPQVNWETIIERICDAPLLEEWPPGKRAAYQPSLTWFLLGEIIQRITGRNFSDYIGQQVFLPCGMEDSWNGMPQEVFDGYGDRISMMYQRERNELKTLDWHEGGRCTAPSPGSNCRGPARELGRFYEMLLHGGKGPDDINVLKSTTVELMTRRVRENLFDETLQFLVDFGLGVIINSNRYGADKVPYGFGPYAGDHAFGHGGSQSSIGFADPDNGLVIVAIANGMAGEPKHQRRARAINAAIYEDLGLHG; from the coding sequence ATGACTGCATCCTCGTTACCTGAAACCGTTCGGATTATTGAAGAGACGACAGAGCAGGGGCTGCAGCGGGGATTCCAACTGTATGTTTCTCAATATGGAGAGATCGTTGCGGATGCAGGTTTTGGAGAAGCTCGCCCCGGAATCCCGATGACTTCGGATAGCATCACGCTCTGGCTGTCTGCCGGGAAACCGGTCACGGCCGTGGCCATACTCCAACTCTGGGAATCGGGGAGACTTGGCCTCGATGATCCCGTCCAGCAGCACATCCCCGAGTTCGCTGGCGAAGAGCGTGCTGAGATCACCATCCGGCACCTGCTGACGCACACTGTGGGAATTAAACAGATCGCTCATGGTTGGCCCCAGGTCAACTGGGAAACCATTATTGAGCGGATTTGTGACGCGCCTTTACTAGAAGAATGGCCACCCGGGAAACGAGCCGCTTATCAACCGTCACTGACCTGGTTTCTGCTCGGAGAGATTATCCAGCGCATCACGGGAAGAAACTTCAGCGACTACATCGGACAGCAGGTATTCCTACCCTGTGGGATGGAAGACAGCTGGAATGGCATGCCACAAGAAGTGTTCGACGGTTACGGTGACCGGATCAGCATGATGTACCAACGTGAGCGGAACGAATTAAAAACGCTCGACTGGCACGAGGGCGGACGTTGTACCGCTCCCAGCCCCGGTAGCAACTGTCGAGGCCCCGCTCGCGAGTTGGGGCGGTTTTACGAAATGTTACTCCATGGGGGCAAAGGGCCCGACGACATCAACGTCCTGAAGTCTACTACGGTGGAACTGATGACTCGTCGAGTGAGGGAGAACCTATTCGACGAGACACTGCAATTCCTCGTCGATTTTGGCCTGGGGGTGATTATCAATTCGAACCGATATGGGGCAGACAAGGTTCCTTACGGATTCGGTCCGTATGCCGGTGACCACGCTTTTGGGCATGGTGGTTCCCAATCGTCCATCGGATTCGCCGATCCGGACAACGGCCTGGTAATCGTTGCTATCGCCAATGGGATGGCGGGCGAACCGAAGCACCAGCGCCGCGCGCGGGCGATCAACGCTGCGATCTATGAAGATCTTGGTTTGCACGGATAA
- a CDS encoding MoaD/ThiS family protein: MPRVFIPPHVRRLVDGQKQIEVEGSTVEKLVSNLDAQYPGVREVLCLDGALKPGLAVAVDGSMSNRGLHQSVKQESEVHFLPAVGGG, from the coding sequence ATGCCTCGCGTGTTTATTCCGCCCCATGTTCGTCGGTTGGTGGACGGACAGAAGCAAATTGAGGTAGAGGGGAGCACCGTGGAGAAGTTGGTCAGCAATCTGGACGCCCAATATCCGGGCGTACGGGAGGTGCTCTGTCTGGACGGGGCTTTAAAGCCGGGACTGGCAGTTGCAGTAGATGGCAGTATGTCCAATCGAGGTCTGCACCAGTCGGTTAAGCAGGAAAGTGAAGTGCACTTTCTCCCGGCAGTGGGTGGAGGCTGA
- a CDS encoding xanthine dehydrogenase family protein molybdopterin-binding subunit — MATAEHKKTGVSSNSKYKVIGTRPIRPDGVDKVTGRAKYGADIRLSGMIHGAVLRSPHAHALVKSIDTSRAEQLEGVFAVTTHKDFPDATDKIADLGEGAINLKHLSSNVLADEKVLYKGHAVAAVAAESIHIAEEALALIQVEYEVLPHVIDVRKAMQDDAPILLDNLRLEDMSPDSVPSDKPSNIAKKFFFEEGDPEAAFAKAKVVVEREFTTSTVHQGYVEPHASTAVWSADGKVTLYTCTQGTFSVRHQVAELLGMPVSYVKVIPTEIGGGFGGKITVYLDPIAVVLSRKSGRPVQMVMDRASVFEATGPTPGSWMRVKMGADENGKLIAAEAEIAFEAGAYPGSPIAAGCMCVFSCYEIPDGRIIGYDVCVNKPRSAAYRAPGSTQVAYATETVVDEICEKLGMDPAEFRLNNAAVEGTRRIDGVQYPRIGLVETIEAIQQTEHWKTPLEGPNRGRGIASGYWMNAGLKSAVTATVNGDGKVALVEGSTDIGGSRASIAMQFAETLGIAMEDVIPAVVDTDSVGYTDVTGGSRVTYATGWAAYEAALDIRRQFCTRAAEFWEVDPSEVTYEDGGVKGPGDKWYGFVELAEQISKVSEPVVGRGVSNHNEPGGAFGTHAVDVEVDPDTGKVTILKYTAAQDVGTAIHPAYVEGQVQGGVVQGIGWALNEEYFYDDAGVMRNASYLDYRVPTCYDLPMIDALLVEVPNPGHPYGVRGVGEVPIAPPPAAIANAINQAIGIRMQHLPMSPPHVLHEILKK; from the coding sequence ATGGCGACCGCAGAACACAAAAAAACGGGTGTGTCCTCCAACAGTAAATACAAAGTGATCGGTACGCGGCCCATTCGACCGGACGGCGTCGACAAGGTGACCGGCCGCGCCAAATATGGAGCCGATATCCGGCTGAGTGGTATGATTCATGGAGCGGTTCTGCGAAGCCCGCACGCCCATGCACTGGTCAAATCGATTGATACCAGCCGCGCGGAACAACTGGAAGGTGTTTTCGCAGTCACCACTCATAAAGACTTCCCGGATGCGACCGATAAAATTGCGGACCTGGGCGAAGGTGCCATCAATCTCAAACACTTAAGCAGTAATGTACTGGCTGATGAAAAGGTGTTGTATAAAGGGCATGCTGTAGCGGCAGTCGCAGCAGAGTCGATTCATATCGCAGAAGAAGCACTCGCGTTGATCCAGGTCGAGTATGAAGTACTTCCGCACGTGATTGATGTCCGTAAAGCAATGCAGGACGATGCTCCTATTCTGCTGGACAATCTTCGTCTGGAAGACATGAGCCCCGATTCGGTTCCTTCCGATAAACCTTCTAACATCGCCAAGAAATTCTTCTTCGAAGAGGGCGATCCCGAAGCCGCTTTTGCCAAAGCGAAAGTGGTCGTCGAACGCGAATTCACCACTTCTACTGTTCACCAGGGATACGTCGAACCGCATGCTTCGACCGCTGTCTGGTCAGCAGATGGCAAAGTGACCCTCTACACCTGTACTCAGGGAACCTTCTCTGTTCGGCATCAAGTGGCTGAATTACTGGGAATGCCTGTTTCCTACGTGAAAGTCATACCAACCGAAATCGGTGGTGGCTTTGGTGGAAAAATTACGGTTTATCTCGACCCGATCGCTGTCGTGCTGTCTCGCAAATCGGGACGACCAGTGCAAATGGTGATGGACCGTGCTTCTGTCTTTGAAGCAACCGGTCCCACTCCGGGCTCCTGGATGCGAGTCAAAATGGGTGCGGATGAAAATGGTAAACTGATCGCTGCGGAAGCCGAAATCGCTTTCGAAGCGGGAGCCTACCCCGGTTCCCCCATCGCCGCAGGTTGTATGTGCGTCTTTTCCTGCTACGAAATTCCGGACGGACGCATCATCGGATACGACGTTTGTGTGAACAAACCTCGTTCAGCCGCCTACCGTGCCCCGGGTTCTACCCAGGTTGCATACGCGACAGAAACTGTTGTCGACGAAATCTGCGAAAAACTAGGAATGGACCCGGCGGAATTTCGTTTGAATAACGCCGCCGTCGAGGGAACACGCCGTATCGATGGTGTGCAATATCCGCGAATCGGTCTGGTGGAGACAATCGAAGCAATTCAGCAAACGGAACATTGGAAAACACCACTGGAAGGCCCAAATCGAGGCCGAGGTATTGCTTCCGGTTATTGGATGAATGCCGGTTTGAAATCAGCAGTGACGGCGACCGTCAACGGTGATGGAAAAGTCGCTCTGGTGGAAGGTTCGACTGATATTGGCGGAAGCCGGGCATCTATTGCCATGCAGTTCGCCGAGACATTGGGCATCGCGATGGAAGATGTCATTCCCGCCGTCGTCGATACCGACAGCGTCGGTTACACCGATGTCACCGGGGGAAGCCGAGTCACTTACGCGACTGGCTGGGCCGCTTATGAAGCGGCGCTGGATATTCGTCGTCAATTCTGTACGCGCGCCGCCGAGTTCTGGGAAGTCGATCCTTCCGAGGTCACTTATGAGGATGGTGGCGTAAAAGGTCCTGGAGATAAATGGTACGGCTTTGTTGAACTAGCCGAACAGATTTCGAAAGTCAGTGAACCGGTCGTTGGTCGCGGAGTGTCCAATCACAACGAACCTGGTGGTGCCTTCGGGACTCACGCGGTCGACGTCGAAGTCGATCCGGACACCGGAAAGGTGACAATCCTCAAATACACTGCCGCACAGGATGTCGGAACAGCTATTCACCCCGCTTATGTCGAAGGACAAGTGCAGGGTGGTGTTGTCCAGGGAATCGGTTGGGCTCTCAACGAAGAATATTTCTACGATGATGCTGGTGTCATGCGAAATGCCAGCTACCTAGATTACCGGGTTCCGACTTGCTACGACTTGCCCATGATTGATGCTTTGTTGGTAGAAGTGCCCAACCCCGGACATCCGTACGGTGTGCGAGGCGTTGGTGAAGTCCCCATCGCTCCACCACCCGCTGCAATTGCCAATGCGATAAATCAGGCTATTGGTATTCGCATGCAACATCTACCCATGTCGCCTCCACACGTGCTTCATGAGATCCTGAAGAAATAA
- a CDS encoding adenylosuccinate synthase, with translation MSATSIIGLQWGDEAKGKIVDLLTDQHDIVVRYLGGNNAGHTVVFDGETYKLSMLPAGILHPDKMSVIATGVVINPADLLVEMQSIIDRKGPIDPEKFRISDRAHIIFPYHKLEEAALEQMRSSEAIGTTMRGIGTCYRDKAGRTHAIRLGDMIRPEVFRKRLEEIVPQKNRILKAMGYDGPDLSVDDIFNEYNVYVEKLKPYVCDTTALLHKAIKAGQKLLFEGAQGSLLDIDHGTFPYVTSSNSSGCGVHNGSGVPERVISRMIGVVKAYTTRVGGGPFPTELHDETGELIRKTGNEYGTVTGRPRRCGWFDAVATGYGARVSGVDCLTIALLDVLDVMDEVKICEAYDINGVRTTDFPSQIEDLAAAKPIYRTMPGWKTDITGIRNYDDLPEATRNYIDAVEAIMEVPVEIVSVGPDREQTIIR, from the coding sequence GTGTCTGCAACATCAATTATCGGTCTGCAATGGGGTGACGAAGCCAAAGGCAAAATTGTCGATCTGCTGACAGATCAACACGACATCGTCGTGCGATATCTGGGCGGGAACAATGCTGGCCATACCGTCGTCTTCGATGGCGAAACCTACAAACTTTCGATGCTTCCGGCTGGAATTCTGCATCCCGACAAAATGTCGGTGATCGCCACCGGCGTCGTGATTAATCCGGCCGATCTGCTTGTCGAAATGCAATCGATCATCGATCGCAAAGGACCGATTGATCCCGAAAAATTCCGCATCAGCGACCGAGCCCATATCATCTTCCCATACCACAAACTGGAAGAAGCCGCACTCGAACAAATGCGAAGTTCCGAGGCGATTGGAACCACGATGCGGGGAATCGGAACCTGCTATCGCGATAAAGCGGGCCGGACACATGCCATTCGTCTGGGAGATATGATTCGCCCGGAAGTCTTTCGTAAACGGCTCGAAGAGATCGTCCCGCAGAAAAACCGTATCCTCAAAGCGATGGGATACGACGGCCCTGATCTGAGCGTGGATGACATTTTCAATGAATACAATGTTTACGTCGAAAAACTGAAACCGTACGTTTGTGACACAACCGCACTTCTGCACAAAGCCATTAAGGCGGGTCAGAAACTACTGTTTGAAGGAGCCCAGGGAAGCCTGCTCGATATCGATCATGGTACGTTCCCGTATGTCACCTCTTCAAACAGCTCCGGATGTGGCGTTCATAATGGAAGTGGTGTTCCAGAACGCGTCATAAGCCGGATGATTGGGGTCGTGAAAGCGTACACGACCCGCGTCGGAGGAGGGCCGTTCCCGACAGAACTGCACGATGAAACCGGCGAACTTATTCGAAAAACGGGCAACGAGTACGGAACGGTCACAGGTCGTCCTCGTCGTTGTGGCTGGTTCGATGCCGTCGCAACCGGCTACGGAGCCCGTGTTAGCGGTGTTGATTGTCTCACCATTGCGTTGCTCGACGTTCTGGACGTAATGGACGAAGTGAAAATCTGCGAAGCCTACGATATCAATGGAGTTCGCACGACTGATTTCCCCAGCCAGATCGAAGACCTCGCCGCCGCGAAACCGATCTACCGCACTATGCCTGGTTGGAAAACAGACATCACCGGCATCCGAAATTACGACGATCTCCCCGAAGCGACTCGGAATTACATCGACGCGGTCGAAGCGATTATGGAAGTGCCAGTTGAAATCGTCTCCGTCGGCCCCGACCGCGAACAAACCATCATCCGATAA
- a CDS encoding response regulator, with amino-acid sequence MNEIHRNRILLVDDDEQVLEPLQIALTNRGYEVLVARDGEQALISSERDDPDLIVLDVVMPKRSGFLVLDRIRKSKFRSPKIIIVTASCEQRYREFAESRGIDDFITKPYDFDLLLTRIDELMSKEHAAH; translated from the coding sequence ATGAATGAAATACACCGGAATCGAATTCTACTCGTCGACGATGATGAGCAGGTACTGGAACCGTTGCAAATAGCGTTGACGAATCGTGGTTACGAAGTCTTGGTCGCACGGGATGGAGAGCAGGCTTTAATCTCTTCTGAGCGAGATGACCCGGATTTGATCGTACTCGACGTCGTCATGCCTAAGCGAAGCGGTTTCCTGGTTCTCGACCGCATTCGCAAAAGCAAGTTTCGCAGTCCCAAGATTATTATCGTGACCGCCTCGTGCGAACAACGATATCGGGAATTCGCGGAATCGCGCGGAATCGATGACTTCATTACGAAGCCTTACGATTTCGACCTGCTGCTGACGCGTATCGACGAACTGATGAGCAAAGAGCATGCTGCTCATTAG
- the sucC gene encoding ADP-forming succinate--CoA ligase subunit beta: MKIHEYQAKELLAKAGVAVPRGIVAKTPEEAAEAFTKLGGSLAVVKSQIHAGGRGKGRFKEEPEQAGVVLVKSAEEAKENAARMLGNTLVTIQTGEEGKTVSTLFVEEGLNIARELYLGVVVDREMGGAALMLSTEGGMEIEEVAEHSPEKILKAPIDAGYGLHTFQATKLAFELGLEGPAIRSAQKFLPKLCRFFLDNDCSMAEINPLVVTGDGELVALDAKVTFDDNALFRHKNFEELRDLSEEEPAEIEADEAGLSYVKLDGNIGCLVNGAGLAMSTMDLIQFHGGEPANFLDVGGGANVDQVTEAFRIILADANVKAVLVNIFGGIMKCDTIVEALLSAYDNIGFSVPLVVRLEGTNVEKAREMLESSGKNIITAVDLTDAAEKVVGTLSA; the protein is encoded by the coding sequence ATGAAAATTCACGAATATCAGGCGAAGGAACTACTGGCGAAGGCGGGTGTCGCCGTTCCTCGCGGGATTGTCGCCAAAACTCCCGAAGAGGCCGCCGAAGCCTTCACGAAGCTGGGAGGAAGCCTGGCGGTCGTCAAGTCGCAAATCCATGCCGGCGGACGGGGTAAAGGTCGCTTCAAAGAAGAACCGGAACAAGCCGGGGTTGTCCTGGTGAAATCGGCGGAAGAAGCCAAAGAAAACGCCGCACGCATGCTGGGCAACACTCTGGTGACCATTCAGACGGGTGAAGAAGGCAAAACGGTGAGCACGCTCTTCGTTGAAGAAGGCCTGAATATCGCTCGCGAACTGTACCTGGGCGTCGTCGTCGACCGCGAAATGGGCGGAGCCGCATTAATGCTTTCTACAGAAGGGGGAATGGAGATCGAAGAGGTCGCCGAACATTCTCCCGAGAAAATCCTGAAAGCCCCCATCGATGCCGGTTACGGGCTGCATACTTTCCAGGCGACCAAACTCGCCTTTGAACTGGGGCTCGAAGGTCCTGCCATTCGCAGTGCTCAAAAGTTTTTGCCCAAGCTCTGCCGTTTCTTCCTCGACAACGACTGCAGCATGGCGGAAATCAACCCCCTGGTCGTAACAGGTGATGGAGAGCTGGTCGCACTCGACGCCAAAGTGACGTTTGATGACAATGCTCTGTTTCGTCACAAAAACTTCGAAGAACTGCGTGACCTCTCCGAAGAGGAACCGGCTGAAATCGAAGCGGATGAAGCGGGTCTGAGTTATGTCAAACTCGATGGGAACATTGGTTGTCTCGTCAACGGGGCTGGACTCGCGATGAGTACCATGGACCTGATTCAGTTCCACGGCGGCGAGCCAGCCAACTTCCTGGATGTAGGGGGCGGAGCAAACGTTGATCAAGTGACCGAGGCTTTCCGAATCATCCTTGCGGATGCCAATGTGAAAGCCGTGCTCGTCAATATCTTTGGCGGCATTATGAAGTGCGATACTATCGTGGAAGCACTTCTCTCGGCGTATGACAATATCGGTTTTTCCGTCCCACTTGTGGTGCGACTGGAAGGAACCAATGTGGAAAAAGCTCGCGAAATGCTCGAAAGCAGCGGGAAAAACATTATTACTGCCGTCGACCTGACTGATGCGGCAGAAAAAGTGGTAGGAACTCTTTCTGCCTGA
- a CDS encoding RbsD/FucU family protein: protein MLKGVPNLITPELMDVLMKMGHGDELVIADGNFPADSHAQRIVRADGHGVPAVLDAVLKFLPLDTFVAQPAGVMQPVDENTPEPTIWKDFRRVIETNEGEKKELELIERFAFYDRAKAAYAVIATSETALYANIIIKKGVVVE, encoded by the coding sequence ATGCTTAAAGGCGTCCCGAATCTGATTACCCCTGAATTGATGGATGTCCTGATGAAAATGGGACATGGGGACGAACTGGTCATTGCCGATGGAAACTTCCCTGCGGACTCTCACGCTCAGCGGATCGTCCGGGCGGACGGTCATGGAGTTCCAGCGGTGCTGGATGCCGTTCTGAAGTTTCTGCCTCTCGATACCTTCGTCGCTCAACCGGCCGGCGTGATGCAACCTGTCGACGAAAATACGCCCGAACCTACGATCTGGAAAGACTTCCGCCGGGTCATCGAGACCAACGAAGGCGAAAAGAAAGAACTGGAACTGATCGAACGCTTCGCCTTCTACGATCGTGCGAAAGCGGCCTACGCCGTCATCGCCACGAGCGAGACAGCACTCTACGCAAACATCATCATTAAAAAAGGCGTGGTCGTCGAATAG
- the sucD gene encoding succinate--CoA ligase subunit alpha: MSILVDKDTRVVVQGITGKAGLFHAQQCRDYGTPIVGGVTPGKGGTEVDGFPVFNTVSESVEKAGANTALIFVPPPFCADAIMEAADAGIKLIIAITEGVPVLDMVKASNYLEKKDCRLIGPNCPGVITPGIAKIGIMPGYIHKPGTVGVISKSGTLTYEAAWQLGNVGLGQSTAIGIGGDPIIGTTFIDLLELFENDPGTEAIMMIGEIGGNLEIQAAEYIKKHVTKPVAGFIAGQTAPPGKRMGHAGAIISGGSGTAAEKMAALEDAGVVVAATTADMGTSMLKAIEKAKKSKK, translated from the coding sequence ATGAGCATTCTTGTCGATAAAGATACTCGCGTGGTCGTTCAGGGTATCACCGGTAAAGCCGGACTTTTTCACGCACAGCAATGTCGTGATTATGGAACGCCGATTGTTGGTGGTGTCACGCCGGGCAAGGGTGGAACGGAAGTCGATGGTTTCCCCGTTTTCAATACGGTCAGCGAATCCGTAGAAAAAGCGGGAGCGAACACGGCTCTGATCTTTGTTCCCCCTCCTTTCTGTGCCGACGCCATCATGGAAGCGGCCGATGCCGGGATTAAACTCATCATCGCCATCACAGAAGGGGTTCCCGTTCTGGACATGGTGAAAGCGAGTAACTACCTGGAGAAAAAAGATTGCCGGCTGATCGGCCCGAACTGTCCGGGTGTGATTACACCGGGAATTGCCAAAATCGGTATTATGCCCGGCTATATTCACAAACCGGGTACTGTCGGCGTGATCAGCAAATCAGGTACGCTTACTTACGAAGCAGCTTGGCAACTGGGTAACGTCGGCCTTGGTCAATCTACCGCCATCGGTATTGGTGGAGACCCGATCATCGGAACAACCTTCATCGACCTGCTGGAACTGTTTGAAAATGATCCCGGCACCGAAGCGATCATGATGATTGGTGAAATCGGTGGTAACCTGGAAATTCAGGCTGCCGAATACATCAAAAAGCATGTGACGAAACCAGTCGCCGGGTTCATCGCCGGTCAGACCGCTCCTCCGGGCAAACGAATGGGCCATGCTGGCGCAATCATCTCCGGTGGAAGTGGAACTGCCGCCGAAAAAATGGCCGCTCTGGAAGACGCCGGTGTCGTCGTCGCTGCTACGACCGCCGACATGGGAACTTCCATGCTCAAAGCGATCGAAAAAGCGAAGAAGTCGAAGAAGTAA
- a CDS encoding (2Fe-2S)-binding protein — protein sequence MATKRVVSTRINGRPVEFLCEPRQTLLEVLRESLDMIGTKEGCSNGNCGACTVLVEGKAVDSCLVLAMEVEGVDVETIEGVATPEGLHPLQQAFLQEAALQCGICTPGLIMSAKALLIQNPDPTEEEIRFALAGNLCRCTGYDKIVRAVQSAAKMTGDAATN from the coding sequence ATGGCCACGAAACGTGTTGTCTCCACCAGAATCAACGGACGTCCGGTTGAGTTTCTCTGCGAACCGCGACAGACGTTGCTGGAAGTATTGCGGGAGTCGCTCGATATGATCGGGACCAAGGAAGGTTGCTCAAACGGCAACTGTGGTGCGTGTACCGTGCTCGTCGAAGGAAAAGCGGTCGATAGCTGCCTCGTTCTGGCTATGGAAGTCGAAGGAGTTGATGTCGAAACCATCGAGGGCGTGGCAACCCCCGAAGGACTGCATCCACTTCAGCAGGCATTCCTGCAGGAAGCCGCGCTCCAATGCGGGATTTGTACTCCCGGTTTGATCATGTCGGCCAAGGCACTGTTGATCCAAAATCCGGACCCGACCGAAGAGGAAATTCGCTTTGCACTTGCAGGGAACCTCTGTCGATGTACGGGTTACGACAAAATCGTACGGGCCGTACAGTCGGCTGCGAAAATGACTGGCGATGCAGCCACTAACTAA